In one Archangium lipolyticum genomic region, the following are encoded:
- a CDS encoding ATP-dependent helicase, producing MDLSKLNAPQREAVLTTEGPLLVLAGAGSGKTRVITNRIVHLLDKRPGGILSRNILAVTFTNKAATEMKERLVHMAGPRAQNVLVCTFHAFGAEMLREDIYRLGWPKKFSIADQGDQVAIIKRAMRDRRIDDRAFDPRKVLNLISKAKNAGKTPEPLGEGQGDDYDIIAHMVYESYQLALKAQGSVDFDDLLILPSRLLREHADLKQKYTQRFRYILVDEFQDTNQAQLDLLQLLASGETRNVCVVGDDDQCIYSWRGAEVRNILSFDKYFSGAKEVRLEQNYRSTQVVLDAANAVIAKNPERKAKRMWSDRKGGTRIKVVTAPTEEEEARYVAQEISKLMAGGIPADEIAILYRVNGQARPIEEMLREKGIRYEVVSGSEFFDRREVKDVIAYFKLIANPRDETALLRIINVPARGIGDVTMERLVAHARRDSVSLWGAMERAEGYEDLPKGAAEKVKEFLQLVERYRQSYEQGQLAAVTRKLLEEIGYKDDARSLTTSQASADRKLKSIDQVINSLEAFEKREGPKASLLTYLNRLSLDTRQEEEEVPGGQKAVTLMTVHASKGLEYKAVFFIGMEEELMPHKGMQGEAQNLEEERRLCYVGITRAKELLYLTRAAMRVKRGKEVPRTPSRFLEDIPPELVELEDLDAPRKGPPSDQEKNFFANLKERFKAQGAGGKAPAPPAGAPIPGAAGAAPSPTGTAGGTR from the coding sequence CTCGACAAGCGGCCGGGTGGCATCCTGTCCCGCAACATCCTGGCGGTGACGTTCACCAACAAGGCCGCCACGGAGATGAAGGAGCGCCTGGTCCACATGGCCGGACCCCGGGCGCAGAACGTGCTGGTCTGCACCTTCCATGCCTTCGGCGCGGAGATGCTCCGCGAGGACATCTACCGGCTGGGCTGGCCCAAGAAGTTCTCCATCGCCGACCAGGGCGATCAGGTGGCCATCATCAAGCGGGCCATGCGGGACAGGCGCATCGACGACCGGGCCTTCGACCCGCGCAAGGTGCTCAACCTCATCTCCAAGGCGAAGAACGCGGGCAAGACGCCCGAGCCGCTCGGGGAAGGGCAGGGGGACGACTACGACATCATCGCGCACATGGTCTACGAGTCCTACCAGCTCGCGCTCAAGGCGCAGGGCTCGGTGGACTTCGATGATCTGCTGATCCTCCCGTCGCGGCTGCTGCGCGAGCACGCGGATCTCAAGCAGAAGTACACCCAGCGCTTCCGCTACATCCTGGTGGACGAGTTCCAGGACACCAACCAGGCCCAGTTGGATCTGCTGCAGCTGCTGGCCAGCGGGGAGACGCGCAACGTGTGCGTGGTGGGCGACGACGACCAGTGCATCTACAGCTGGCGCGGCGCCGAGGTGCGCAACATCCTGAGCTTCGACAAGTACTTCTCCGGGGCGAAGGAGGTGCGGCTGGAGCAGAACTACCGCTCCACCCAGGTGGTGCTGGACGCGGCCAACGCGGTGATCGCCAAGAACCCCGAGCGCAAGGCCAAGCGGATGTGGTCCGATCGCAAGGGCGGGACGCGCATCAAGGTGGTGACGGCGCCCACCGAGGAGGAAGAGGCCCGGTACGTGGCCCAGGAGATCTCCAAGCTGATGGCCGGAGGGATTCCGGCGGATGAGATCGCCATCCTGTACCGGGTCAACGGCCAGGCCCGGCCCATCGAGGAGATGCTGCGCGAGAAGGGCATCCGCTACGAGGTGGTGTCGGGCAGCGAGTTCTTCGACCGGCGCGAGGTGAAGGACGTCATCGCCTACTTCAAGCTGATCGCCAACCCGCGGGACGAGACGGCGCTGTTGCGCATCATCAACGTGCCGGCGCGAGGCATCGGCGACGTCACCATGGAGCGGCTGGTGGCGCACGCGCGGCGCGACAGCGTGTCGCTCTGGGGCGCCATGGAGCGCGCCGAGGGCTACGAGGACCTGCCCAAGGGCGCGGCCGAGAAGGTGAAGGAGTTCCTCCAACTGGTGGAGCGCTACCGGCAGTCGTACGAGCAGGGCCAGCTGGCGGCGGTGACGCGCAAGCTCCTGGAGGAGATCGGCTACAAGGACGACGCGCGCTCGCTGACGACCTCGCAGGCCAGCGCGGACCGGAAGCTCAAGTCCATCGACCAGGTCATCAACTCCCTGGAGGCCTTCGAGAAGCGCGAGGGCCCCAAGGCCAGCCTCCTCACCTACCTGAACCGGCTCAGCCTCGACACCCGCCAGGAAGAGGAGGAGGTCCCCGGTGGCCAGAAGGCCGTCACCCTGATGACCGTCCATGCCTCCAAGGGCCTGGAATACAAGGCGGTCTTCTTCATCGGCATGGAGGAGGAGCTGATGCCCCACAAGGGCATGCAGGGCGAGGCGCAGAACCTCGAGGAGGAGCGCCGGCTCTGCTACGTGGGCATCACCCGGGCCAAGGAGCTGCTCTACCTGACGCGGGCCGCCATGCGGGTGAAGCGGGGGAAGGAGGTGCCGCGCACCCCCTCGCGTTTCCTGGAGGACATCCCCCCCGAGCTGGTCGAGCTGGAGGACCTGGACGCCCCCCGGAAGGGCCCCCCCTCGGATCAGGAGAAGAACTTCTTCGCCAACCTCAAGGAGCGCTTCAAGGCCCAGGGAGCGGGCGGGAAGGCGCCAGCCCCCCCGGCCGGGGCGCCCATCCCCGGCGCGGCGGGAGCGGCTCCCTCTCCCACGGGAACGGCAGGTGGGACACGGTGA
- the rplM gene encoding 50S ribosomal protein L13 gives MSQRTYSAKPADIKRDWHVIDVNGKVLGRAASQIATLLKGKHKAMYTPSIDTGDHVIVINAEKVVVTGTKEQDKMYYRHPRAGFPGALKITNLAKLRQRHPEDIIINAVRRMLPRNALGRQMMTKLKVYAGDQHPHAAQKPVAREVEA, from the coding sequence ATGTCGCAGAGGACCTACAGCGCGAAGCCGGCGGACATCAAGCGCGATTGGCACGTCATCGACGTGAACGGCAAGGTGCTCGGCCGCGCCGCCAGCCAGATCGCCACCCTTCTCAAGGGCAAGCACAAGGCGATGTACACCCCGTCCATCGACACGGGTGACCACGTGATCGTCATCAACGCCGAGAAGGTGGTCGTGACGGGCACGAAGGAGCAGGACAAGATGTACTACCGGCACCCGCGTGCCGGTTTCCCGGGTGCGCTGAAGATCACCAACCTGGCCAAGCTGCGCCAGCGGCACCCCGAGGACATCATCATCAACGCCGTTCGCCGGATGCTGCCGCGCAACGCCCTGGGCCGTCAGATGATGACCAAGCTCAAGGTGTACGCCGGTGACCAGCACCCGCACGCCGCCCAGAAGCCGGTGGCGCGCGAGGTCGAGGCGTAA
- the rpsI gene encoding 30S ribosomal protein S9, with amino-acid sequence MATATEKGFYGTGRRKEATARVWIRPGTGVVMINGRDINVYFGRETSKMILNQPLDVLEQKGKIDIEVNVRGGGLSGQAGAIRHGLSRALCNYNPEFRPALKKAGFLTRDARAVERKKYGQPGARRRFQFSKR; translated from the coding sequence ATGGCTACCGCCACCGAGAAGGGTTTCTATGGCACCGGCCGCCGCAAGGAGGCCACCGCGCGCGTGTGGATCCGCCCGGGCACTGGTGTTGTGATGATCAACGGCCGCGACATCAACGTGTACTTCGGCCGCGAGACGTCCAAGATGATCCTGAACCAGCCGCTGGACGTGCTGGAGCAGAAGGGCAAGATCGACATCGAGGTCAACGTGCGCGGCGGTGGTCTGAGCGGCCAGGCCGGCGCCATCCGCCACGGTCTGTCCCGGGCCCTCTGCAACTACAACCCGGAGTTCCGCCCCGCGCTGAAGAAGGCCGGCTTCCTCACGCGTGATGCCCGCGCCGTCGAGCGCAAGAAGTACGGCCAGCCGGGCGCGCGTCGCCGGTTCCAGTTCTCCAAGCGCTAA
- a CDS encoding type IV pilus twitching motility protein PilT encodes MELNEILQIALRGGASDIHLKAGLPPMFRVDGSLVPLKDGKRLPPEEVARMAFGIMNEFQKEKFKQSNEVDLAYGVPGLGRFRVNVFQQRGTVGAVLRVIPFKVMTIKELLLPPILEKICLDERGLVLVTGTTGSGKSTTLAAMIDHINATETNHIMTIEDPIEFLIRDKRSIVNQREVGVDTMSFAQALKSALRQDPDVILVGEMRDHETIETALAAAETGHLVMSTLHTLDATETINRIVSAFPPYQQKQVRIQLASVLKAVVSQRLIPRADGKGRVAAVEVLRCTARVKELIEDKDRTKEIPDAISQGFDTYGMQTFDQSLMSLVKQGLVTYEEAHRQATNPDDFALRFSGISATSDSKWDNFEANGAAKPVPGSASFGQNQQPTPAPVATPARAVPAPSVGRPGVPAVAPASRPGVPAAGVPPTSRAGIPTVAAPRPAAPAPAAAPKAPAPADDDFQIERF; translated from the coding sequence ATGGAACTCAACGAGATCCTCCAGATTGCGCTCCGCGGCGGTGCCTCCGACATCCACCTGAAGGCGGGTCTGCCGCCGATGTTCCGTGTCGACGGCTCGCTGGTTCCGCTGAAGGACGGCAAGCGTCTGCCTCCCGAGGAGGTGGCGCGCATGGCCTTCGGCATCATGAACGAGTTCCAGAAGGAAAAGTTCAAGCAGAGCAACGAGGTGGACCTGGCCTACGGCGTCCCCGGGCTGGGCCGCTTCCGCGTCAACGTCTTCCAGCAGCGCGGTACCGTGGGCGCGGTGCTGCGTGTCATCCCCTTCAAGGTGATGACCATCAAGGAGCTGCTGCTGCCGCCCATCCTGGAGAAGATCTGCCTGGATGAACGCGGCCTGGTGCTCGTTACCGGCACCACGGGCTCGGGTAAGTCCACCACGCTCGCGGCGATGATCGATCACATCAACGCCACCGAGACGAACCACATCATGACGATCGAGGATCCGATCGAGTTCCTCATCCGGGACAAGCGCTCCATCGTGAACCAGCGCGAGGTGGGCGTGGACACGATGTCGTTCGCCCAGGCGCTCAAGAGCGCGCTGCGGCAGGACCCGGACGTCATCCTCGTGGGCGAAATGCGTGACCACGAGACGATCGAAACGGCGCTCGCGGCGGCGGAGACGGGCCACCTGGTGATGTCCACGCTGCACACGCTGGACGCCACGGAGACCATCAACCGCATCGTCTCGGCCTTCCCGCCGTACCAGCAGAAGCAGGTGCGCATCCAGCTGGCCAGCGTGCTCAAGGCGGTGGTGAGCCAGCGCCTCATTCCGCGCGCGGACGGCAAGGGCCGCGTGGCCGCGGTGGAGGTGCTGCGCTGCACCGCCCGCGTGAAGGAGCTCATCGAGGACAAGGACCGGACGAAGGAGATTCCGGACGCCATCTCCCAGGGCTTCGACACGTACGGGATGCAGACCTTCGACCAGTCGCTGATGTCGCTGGTGAAGCAGGGGCTCGTCACCTACGAGGAGGCCCACCGGCAGGCCACCAACCCGGACGACTTCGCGCTGCGCTTCTCCGGCATCAGTGCCACCTCGGATTCGAAGTGGGACAACTTCGAGGCCAATGGCGCCGCCAAGCCCGTGCCCGGCTCGGCCAGCTTCGGTCAGAACCAGCAGCCCACTCCGGCGCCCGTGGCGACTCCGGCCCGTGCGGTGCCCGCTCCGTCCGTGGGCCGCCCGGGAGTGCCCGCTGTCGCCCCCGCCTCCCGCCCGGGAGTGCCCGCCGCTGGCGTGCCCCCCACGTCGCGCGCGGGGATTCCGACGGTTGCCGCTCCTCGTCCCGCGGCTCCCGCGCCCGCCGCCGCGCCCAAGGCGCCCGCTCCGGCCGACGACGACTTCCAGATCGAGCGCTTCTAG
- the ftsH gene encoding ATP-dependent zinc metalloprotease FtsH, producing MSPESPVVRNPWWQALVFVVLLALGYQLMDHVERPPSFTYTDFREALAAGKVREVSVSPERISGTLAPETEGGEPKPFSVVRVEDADLTRELVAHKVKVTGTLPGSPWLRLGLLLLPLGLIFLLTRVKTSAGGPGGYMSVGRSKAKVYVEKSIPVRFSDVAGVDEARAELQEVIEFLRSPERFSRMGGKVPKGILLVGPPGTGKTLLAKAVAGEANVPFFSMSGSEFVEMFVGIGAARVRDLFAQARQKAPCIIFIDELDALGKVRATGPNAHEEREQTLNQLLVELDGFDPRVGVILMAATNRAEILDPALLRAGRFDRHVLVDRPDRAGRLAILKVHARKTPLEDEKDLEFVAAMTVGAVGADLANILNEAVLLAVRRQKEKVGRAELEEAVERVVAGPERRNRVLSPAERERVAHHEMGHALASVLLAAGQTVKKISIIPRGIGALGYTLQLPTEDRYLMTRGELEARIAVLLGGRVAEELVYGEVSTGAQDDLLKATDIARSMVKGYGMSDSLGPVTFDLERRSPLYDGSVGGSRGDYSEELARRIDQEIRGLLDSQHARVTRVLNERIDLLRAGAAQLLAREVMSGEELAALVAGAETPDESREAA from the coding sequence ATGAGCCCCGAGTCCCCCGTGGTTCGTAACCCCTGGTGGCAGGCGCTGGTGTTCGTGGTGCTGCTGGCGCTGGGCTACCAGCTGATGGACCACGTGGAGCGGCCCCCCTCCTTCACGTACACCGACTTTCGCGAGGCCCTGGCGGCGGGGAAGGTGCGCGAGGTGAGCGTCTCGCCCGAGCGCATCTCCGGGACGCTGGCCCCCGAGACGGAGGGCGGTGAGCCCAAGCCCTTCAGCGTCGTCCGGGTGGAGGACGCGGACCTGACGCGCGAGCTGGTCGCGCACAAGGTGAAGGTGACGGGGACGCTGCCGGGCAGCCCGTGGTTGCGGCTCGGGCTCCTGCTGCTGCCGCTGGGGCTGATCTTCCTGCTGACGCGGGTGAAGACCTCGGCGGGGGGGCCCGGGGGCTACATGTCGGTGGGCCGCAGCAAGGCGAAGGTGTACGTGGAGAAGTCCATTCCCGTGCGCTTCTCCGACGTGGCGGGCGTGGACGAGGCCCGGGCGGAGTTGCAGGAGGTCATCGAGTTCCTGCGCTCGCCGGAGCGGTTCTCGAGGATGGGGGGCAAGGTGCCCAAGGGGATCCTCCTGGTGGGCCCGCCGGGCACGGGCAAGACGCTGCTGGCGAAGGCGGTGGCGGGCGAGGCCAACGTTCCGTTCTTCAGCATGAGCGGCTCGGAGTTCGTGGAGATGTTCGTGGGCATCGGCGCCGCGCGGGTGAGGGATCTGTTCGCCCAGGCGCGGCAGAAGGCGCCGTGCATCATCTTCATCGACGAGCTGGACGCGCTGGGGAAGGTGCGGGCCACGGGGCCCAACGCGCACGAGGAGCGAGAGCAGACGCTCAACCAGTTGTTGGTGGAACTGGACGGGTTCGACCCGCGCGTGGGCGTCATCCTGATGGCGGCGACGAACCGGGCGGAGATCCTGGATCCGGCGCTGCTGCGCGCCGGGCGCTTCGACCGGCACGTGCTGGTGGATCGGCCGGACCGGGCGGGGCGGCTGGCCATCCTGAAGGTGCACGCGCGCAAGACGCCGCTGGAGGACGAGAAGGACCTGGAGTTCGTGGCGGCGATGACGGTGGGGGCGGTGGGCGCGGACCTGGCCAACATCCTCAACGAGGCGGTGCTGCTGGCGGTGCGCCGGCAGAAGGAGAAGGTGGGGCGCGCGGAGCTGGAGGAGGCGGTGGAGCGGGTGGTGGCCGGCCCGGAGAGGCGCAATCGCGTGCTGTCGCCGGCGGAGCGCGAGCGCGTGGCGCACCACGAGATGGGCCATGCGTTGGCGAGCGTCCTGCTCGCGGCGGGCCAGACGGTGAAGAAGATCTCCATCATCCCCCGGGGGATTGGCGCGCTGGGGTACACGCTGCAGCTGCCCACGGAGGACCGGTACCTGATGACGCGCGGCGAGCTGGAGGCGCGGATCGCCGTGCTGCTCGGGGGCCGGGTGGCCGAGGAGCTGGTGTACGGAGAGGTCTCCACGGGCGCGCAGGATGACCTGCTGAAGGCCACGGACATCGCCCGGAGCATGGTGAAGGGGTACGGGATGAGCGACTCGCTGGGCCCGGTGACGTTCGACCTGGAGCGCCGCTCGCCGCTGTACGACGGGAGCGTGGGGGGCTCGCGTGGCGACTACAGCGAGGAGCTGGCGAGGCGCATCGACCAGGAGATCCGAGGCCTGCTGGACTCGCAGCACGCCCGGGTGACGCGGGTGCTCAACGAGCGCATCGACCTGCTGCGGGCGGGGGCGGCGCAGCTGCTCGCCCGGGAGGTGATGTCGGGCGAGGAGCTGGCCGCGCTGGTGGCGGGGGCGGAGACCCCGGACGAGTCCAGGGAGGCCGCGTAG
- a CDS encoding regulatory protein RecX: MDSEDSTPEEVRRATDACLRLLAMRARSRHELLTALERKGFPEPVREAALEKVKGWGYLDDERFARERAAVLLQRGRYGPQAVRQRLQAHGLSREEAHAAVSAASETVEFDAEAAARQVLERRGLLGRTLEPREKARAGRLLVSRGFSSDVIQRVLGDGTLEPSGLDD; the protein is encoded by the coding sequence ATGGACTCCGAGGACTCCACCCCCGAGGAAGTCAGGCGCGCGACGGACGCGTGCCTGCGATTGTTGGCCATGAGGGCGCGCAGCCGGCACGAGCTGCTGACGGCGCTCGAGCGCAAGGGCTTCCCCGAGCCGGTGCGTGAGGCGGCACTGGAGAAGGTGAAGGGCTGGGGCTACCTGGACGACGAGCGCTTCGCGCGGGAGCGGGCGGCGGTGCTGCTGCAGCGGGGCAGGTACGGCCCCCAGGCGGTGCGGCAGCGGCTGCAGGCCCACGGGCTGAGCCGCGAGGAGGCCCATGCGGCGGTGTCCGCGGCCAGCGAGACGGTGGAGTTCGACGCGGAGGCCGCCGCGCGCCAGGTGCTGGAGCGGCGGGGGCTGCTGGGCCGGACGCTGGAGCCCAGGGAGAAGGCACGGGCCGGCCGGCTCCTGGTCAGCCGGGGCTTCTCCTCGGACGTCATCCAGCGGGTACTCGGTGACGGGACGCTGGAACCTTCGGGGCTGGACGATTAG
- a CDS encoding outer membrane protein assembly factor BamD: MRFLRAVCLTALLSSAAGCAALSTGQAGEPEYASEADANIRLGDEALERKDYLQAEKYFEHVRTKYPYLDVANEAELKLADLDFAQERYAESREKYQSFIKLHPTHPRVDYAAYRAALSHFEDIPSDFFLVPPSTEKDQTEVRAALVALNDFVRQYPNSQYLGEAKQKLEQTREKLAEHEMYVASFYARRERWKAVAQRLESLLKNYPGTKLEEEALFDLHDAYVRLNDAERAKQTLQRVIERLPGTPAAERARRMMGS, from the coding sequence ATGCGTTTTCTTCGAGCCGTCTGCCTGACCGCCCTCCTGTCCTCCGCCGCTGGCTGCGCGGCACTCTCCACCGGCCAGGCCGGGGAGCCCGAGTACGCCAGCGAGGCCGATGCCAACATCCGTCTGGGCGACGAGGCCCTGGAGCGGAAGGACTACCTGCAGGCCGAGAAGTACTTCGAGCACGTCCGGACGAAGTACCCCTACCTCGACGTGGCCAACGAGGCCGAGCTGAAGCTGGCGGACCTCGACTTCGCCCAGGAGCGGTACGCCGAGTCGCGGGAGAAGTACCAGTCCTTCATCAAGCTCCACCCCACGCACCCCCGGGTGGACTACGCCGCGTACCGGGCGGCGCTGAGCCACTTCGAGGACATCCCCTCGGACTTCTTCCTCGTGCCGCCCTCGACGGAGAAGGACCAGACGGAGGTGCGGGCCGCGCTGGTCGCGCTCAACGACTTCGTCCGCCAGTACCCCAACTCGCAGTACCTGGGGGAGGCGAAGCAGAAGCTGGAGCAGACGCGCGAGAAGCTGGCCGAGCACGAGATGTACGTGGCCTCCTTCTACGCCCGGCGCGAGCGCTGGAAGGCCGTGGCGCAGCGGCTGGAGTCGCTGCTGAAGAACTACCCGGGCACGAAGCTCGAGGAGGAGGCCCTCTTCGACCTGCATGACGCCTATGTGCGGCTCAACGACGCGGAGCGCGCGAAGCAGACGTTGCAGCGGGTCATCGAGCGGTTGCCGGGGACTCCCGCCGCGGAGCGGGCCCGGCGGATGATGGGGTCGTGA